In Scatophagus argus isolate fScaArg1 chromosome 5, fScaArg1.pri, whole genome shotgun sequence, a genomic segment contains:
- the rinl gene encoding ras and Rab interactor 2 isoform X2 has protein sequence MAVHSAVNGTTAIPWRSSKRRLSLLEQLRGCQEAWCPREPWDKERAHAAICGRPAGSFLIVRDSATSQPSLVCVSAGGENGAVLDYSIKSTDTVFQLSDSRLSFSDLAQLVLFYSLTRDVLAVCLYIPHWIFTVTDKRKNRLSQLEPETWLSTPSEQLTEEMIHREPSSVMCSIQLTSTNGALCIINPLYLREHGDDWLTHKATAVQCRTGPSNYRQERRLSTTRPWAGAGLQSKRAISLDQEPAAAGTENSGLIRARSADSPQCPFTPSVPVAPAGVVLRRPSRDSGSNTPDRESMESLPPYSPSTPGSLNSKVFEQQHHGSPLPQSPHRVSWIEDGVWLPPPRPSSLLQPPSLEFDSLSISSIEEEQESQTPNPNPHYPCTQRLADKVIHRLSAVGQALGGLVSQKKRLTNRVQELSERKGEPFAEAVKGFLETTLKKGADHGGVTDFLQDVRSSLTSLRETLLDCQEIQALLDSITDINDSEIDSLVELSLHKVALKPVSACIYSCIHASRADDGSFKRLQSNMRVLEKKGMEELGGSAGVGVPDSVTLERIQQRWISVHEAYSPNKKVEILLKVCKSIYHSMSANASSAGTVFGADDFLPCLTWVLLRSDVVTLQIDTDYMMELLDPSQLQGEGGYYLTTLYASLYYISSFQPRLAARQLSVEAQHSLNKWHRRRTLHCNQSRRSKHRQTIRRQSGRERAVQNSETETESKEKNGKEPDSVDIVESQQQTESTAEALQPLMEETSRTQVAEDESQTSTPATECNQQDVIKSKQEGNQTLCAAWEEDHGGL, from the exons AGTTTCCTGATTGTGAGGGACTCTGCAACGTCTCAGCCcagcctggtgtgtgtgtctgctggaggagagaaTGGAGCGGTTCTTGACTATAGCATCAAAAGTACAGACACAG tctttcagctgtctgactctcgtctttctttctctgacttGGCTCAGCTTGTGCTCTTCTACTCTCTGACCAG GGATGTGTTGGCTGTTTGTCTTTACATTCCTCACTGGATCTTCACTGTAACCGATAAGAGGAAAAACCGTCTCTCTCAACTTGAACCCG AAACTTGGCTGAGCACACCGTCTGAGCAGCTGACTGAAGAAATGATCCACAGGGAGCCAAGCAGTGTAATGTGCTCCATACAG CTGACTTCCACCAATGGGGCCCTGTGTATCATCAATCCTCTCTACCTTCGTGAACATGGAGATGATTGGCTGACCCATAAGGCGACTGCTGTACAGTGTCGCACAGGGCCATCAAATTACAGACAAGAGCGACGCCTCAGCACCACCAGACCATGGGCGGGGGCAGGATTACAAAGTAAACGAGCCATCTCGTTGGACCAAGAACCTGCTGCTGCCGGTACAGAGAATTCTG GTCTAATCAGAGCCAGGTCAGCTGATTCGCCTCAGTGTCCCTTCACCCCATCAGTACCAGTTGCTCCTGCAGGTGTGGTTCTTAGGAGGCCCAGCAGAGATTCTGGCTCCAACACTCCTGACAGAGAGAGCATGGAGAGCCTTCCTCCATATTCTCCGTCCACCCCTGGAAGTTTAAATAGCAAAGTGTTCGAGCAGCAGCACCACGGCAGCCCTCTGCCTCAGTCTCCTCATAGGGTATCCTGGATTGAGGATGGGGTCTGGCTGCCCCCTCCTAGACCTTCCTCTTTGCTTCAGCCCCCATCACTGGAGTTTGACTCACTGTCAATAAGCAGCatagaagaagagcaggagtcCCAAACACCAAACCCTAACCCACACTACCCGTGTACACAACGGTTGGCTGACAAGGTCATACATAGACTCTCAGCTGTGGGTCAGGCTCTTGGTGGGCTGGTAAGTCAGAAGAAAAGACTAACCAACCGAGTGCAGGAGTTGAGTGAGCGGAAAGGTGAACCATTTGCAGAGGCTGTGAAAGGATTTTTGGAGACGACGCTGAAGAAAGGGGCTGATCATGGCGGGGTCACAGACTTCTTACAGGATGTGAGATCATCACTCACATCACTGAGGGAGACTCTGTTGGACTGTCAAGAAATCCAGGCATTGTTGGACAGCATCACTGACATAAATGACTCAGAGATTG ACTCCCTGGTAGAACTTTCCCTCCACAAGGTAGCTCTGAAGCCTGTTTCTGCATGCATCTACTCCTGTATTCATGCCTCCCGGGCTGATGATGGCAGCTTCAAGCGTCTCCAGAGCAACATGCGTGTGCTGGAAAAGAAGGGGATGGAGGAGCTGGGAGGGTCAGCAGGAGTTGGAGTTCCTGACTCTGTCACCCTGGAGCGGATCCAACAGAGGTGGATCAGTGTGCATGAAGCCTACTCCCCAAACAAGAAGGTCGAGATCCTGCTCAAAGTCTGCAAGAGCATCTATCACAGCATGAGTGCTAATGCTAGCTCAG caggTACAGTATTTGGAGCGGATGATTTCCTGCCCTGCCTGACATGGGTGCTGCTCCGTAGTGACGTGGTCACCTTACAGATAGACACAGACTACATGATGGAGCTCCTGGACCCCTCACAGCTACAGGGAGAGG GTGGCTACTACCTTACAACCCTGTACGCCTCTCTTTACTACATCAGCAGCTTCCAGCCACGACTAGCTGCCCGGCAGCTTAGTGTCGAAGCGCAACACTCTCTCAACAAATGGCATCGCAGGCGCACCCTGCACTGCAACCAGTCACGCCGCAGCAAGCACCGACAGACAATTCGCAGGCAGTCGGGTCGAGAGAGAGCCGTGCAGAACtctgagacagaaactgaaagtaaagagaaaaatggaaaagaaccTGATTCTGTTGATATCGTTGAGtcccagcagcagacagagagcacCGCAGAGGCTCTGCAGCCACTGATGGAAGAGACAAGCAGGACACAGGTCGCTGAGGACGAATCACAGACGTCCACTCCAGCAACAGAATGTAATCAGCAAGACGTCATAAAGAGCAAACAGGAAGGGAATCAGACTCTGTGTGCAGCTTGGGAAGAGGATCACGGAGGACTGTAA
- the rinl gene encoding ras and Rab interactor 2 isoform X3: MAVHSAVNGTTAIPWRSSKRRLSLLEQLRGCQEAWCPREPWDKERAHAAICGRPAGSFLIVRDSATSQPSLVCVSAGGENGAVLDYSIKSTDTVFQLSDSRLSFSDLAQLVLFYSLTRDVLAVCLYIPHWIFTVTDKRKNRLSQLEPETWLSTPSEQLTEEMIHREPSSVMCSIQLTSTNGALCIINPLYLREHGDDWLTHKATAVQCRTGPSNYRQERRLSTTRPWAGAGLQSKRAISLDQEPAAAGLIRARSADSPQCPFTPSVPVAPAGVVLRRPSRDSGSNTPDRESMESLPPYSPSTPGSLNSKVFEQQHHGSPLPQSPHRVSWIEDGVWLPPPRPSSLLQPPSLEFDSLSISSIEEEQESQTPNPNPHYPCTQRLADKVIHRLSAVGQALGGLVSQKKRLTNRVQELSERKGEPFAEAVKGFLETTLKKGADHGGVTDFLQDVRSSLTSLRETLLDCQEIQALLDSITDINDSEIDSLVELSLHKVALKPVSACIYSCIHASRADDGSFKRLQSNMRVLEKKGMEELGGSAGVGVPDSVTLERIQQRWISVHEAYSPNKKVEILLKVCKSIYHSMSANASSAGTVFGADDFLPCLTWVLLRSDVVTLQIDTDYMMELLDPSQLQGEGGYYLTTLYASLYYISSFQPRLAARQLSVEAQHSLNKWHRRRTLHCNQSRRSKHRQTIRRQSGRERAVQNSETETESKEKNGKEPDSVDIVESQQQTESTAEALQPLMEETSRTQVAEDESQTSTPATECNQQDVIKSKQEGNQTLCAAWEEDHGGL; encoded by the exons AGTTTCCTGATTGTGAGGGACTCTGCAACGTCTCAGCCcagcctggtgtgtgtgtctgctggaggagagaaTGGAGCGGTTCTTGACTATAGCATCAAAAGTACAGACACAG tctttcagctgtctgactctcgtctttctttctctgacttGGCTCAGCTTGTGCTCTTCTACTCTCTGACCAG GGATGTGTTGGCTGTTTGTCTTTACATTCCTCACTGGATCTTCACTGTAACCGATAAGAGGAAAAACCGTCTCTCTCAACTTGAACCCG AAACTTGGCTGAGCACACCGTCTGAGCAGCTGACTGAAGAAATGATCCACAGGGAGCCAAGCAGTGTAATGTGCTCCATACAG CTGACTTCCACCAATGGGGCCCTGTGTATCATCAATCCTCTCTACCTTCGTGAACATGGAGATGATTGGCTGACCCATAAGGCGACTGCTGTACAGTGTCGCACAGGGCCATCAAATTACAGACAAGAGCGACGCCTCAGCACCACCAGACCATGGGCGGGGGCAGGATTACAAAGTAAACGAGCCATCTCGTTGGACCAAGAACCTGCTGCTGCCG GTCTAATCAGAGCCAGGTCAGCTGATTCGCCTCAGTGTCCCTTCACCCCATCAGTACCAGTTGCTCCTGCAGGTGTGGTTCTTAGGAGGCCCAGCAGAGATTCTGGCTCCAACACTCCTGACAGAGAGAGCATGGAGAGCCTTCCTCCATATTCTCCGTCCACCCCTGGAAGTTTAAATAGCAAAGTGTTCGAGCAGCAGCACCACGGCAGCCCTCTGCCTCAGTCTCCTCATAGGGTATCCTGGATTGAGGATGGGGTCTGGCTGCCCCCTCCTAGACCTTCCTCTTTGCTTCAGCCCCCATCACTGGAGTTTGACTCACTGTCAATAAGCAGCatagaagaagagcaggagtcCCAAACACCAAACCCTAACCCACACTACCCGTGTACACAACGGTTGGCTGACAAGGTCATACATAGACTCTCAGCTGTGGGTCAGGCTCTTGGTGGGCTGGTAAGTCAGAAGAAAAGACTAACCAACCGAGTGCAGGAGTTGAGTGAGCGGAAAGGTGAACCATTTGCAGAGGCTGTGAAAGGATTTTTGGAGACGACGCTGAAGAAAGGGGCTGATCATGGCGGGGTCACAGACTTCTTACAGGATGTGAGATCATCACTCACATCACTGAGGGAGACTCTGTTGGACTGTCAAGAAATCCAGGCATTGTTGGACAGCATCACTGACATAAATGACTCAGAGATTG ACTCCCTGGTAGAACTTTCCCTCCACAAGGTAGCTCTGAAGCCTGTTTCTGCATGCATCTACTCCTGTATTCATGCCTCCCGGGCTGATGATGGCAGCTTCAAGCGTCTCCAGAGCAACATGCGTGTGCTGGAAAAGAAGGGGATGGAGGAGCTGGGAGGGTCAGCAGGAGTTGGAGTTCCTGACTCTGTCACCCTGGAGCGGATCCAACAGAGGTGGATCAGTGTGCATGAAGCCTACTCCCCAAACAAGAAGGTCGAGATCCTGCTCAAAGTCTGCAAGAGCATCTATCACAGCATGAGTGCTAATGCTAGCTCAG caggTACAGTATTTGGAGCGGATGATTTCCTGCCCTGCCTGACATGGGTGCTGCTCCGTAGTGACGTGGTCACCTTACAGATAGACACAGACTACATGATGGAGCTCCTGGACCCCTCACAGCTACAGGGAGAGG GTGGCTACTACCTTACAACCCTGTACGCCTCTCTTTACTACATCAGCAGCTTCCAGCCACGACTAGCTGCCCGGCAGCTTAGTGTCGAAGCGCAACACTCTCTCAACAAATGGCATCGCAGGCGCACCCTGCACTGCAACCAGTCACGCCGCAGCAAGCACCGACAGACAATTCGCAGGCAGTCGGGTCGAGAGAGAGCCGTGCAGAACtctgagacagaaactgaaagtaaagagaaaaatggaaaagaaccTGATTCTGTTGATATCGTTGAGtcccagcagcagacagagagcacCGCAGAGGCTCTGCAGCCACTGATGGAAGAGACAAGCAGGACACAGGTCGCTGAGGACGAATCACAGACGTCCACTCCAGCAACAGAATGTAATCAGCAAGACGTCATAAAGAGCAAACAGGAAGGGAATCAGACTCTGTGTGCAGCTTGGGAAGAGGATCACGGAGGACTGTAA
- the rinl gene encoding ras and Rab interactor 2 isoform X1, translating into MFVSRAVHSAVNGTTAIPWRSSKRRLSLLEQLRGCQEAWCPREPWDKERAHAAICGRPAGSFLIVRDSATSQPSLVCVSAGGENGAVLDYSIKSTDTVFQLSDSRLSFSDLAQLVLFYSLTRDVLAVCLYIPHWIFTVTDKRKNRLSQLEPETWLSTPSEQLTEEMIHREPSSVMCSIQLTSTNGALCIINPLYLREHGDDWLTHKATAVQCRTGPSNYRQERRLSTTRPWAGAGLQSKRAISLDQEPAAAGTENSGLIRARSADSPQCPFTPSVPVAPAGVVLRRPSRDSGSNTPDRESMESLPPYSPSTPGSLNSKVFEQQHHGSPLPQSPHRVSWIEDGVWLPPPRPSSLLQPPSLEFDSLSISSIEEEQESQTPNPNPHYPCTQRLADKVIHRLSAVGQALGGLVSQKKRLTNRVQELSERKGEPFAEAVKGFLETTLKKGADHGGVTDFLQDVRSSLTSLRETLLDCQEIQALLDSITDINDSEIDSLVELSLHKVALKPVSACIYSCIHASRADDGSFKRLQSNMRVLEKKGMEELGGSAGVGVPDSVTLERIQQRWISVHEAYSPNKKVEILLKVCKSIYHSMSANASSGTVFGADDFLPCLTWVLLRSDVVTLQIDTDYMMELLDPSQLQGEGGYYLTTLYASLYYISSFQPRLAARQLSVEAQHSLNKWHRRRTLHCNQSRRSKHRQTIRRQSGRERAVQNSETETESKEKNGKEPDSVDIVESQQQTESTAEALQPLMEETSRTQVAEDESQTSTPATECNQQDVIKSKQEGNQTLCAAWEEDHGGL; encoded by the exons AGTTTCCTGATTGTGAGGGACTCTGCAACGTCTCAGCCcagcctggtgtgtgtgtctgctggaggagagaaTGGAGCGGTTCTTGACTATAGCATCAAAAGTACAGACACAG tctttcagctgtctgactctcgtctttctttctctgacttGGCTCAGCTTGTGCTCTTCTACTCTCTGACCAG GGATGTGTTGGCTGTTTGTCTTTACATTCCTCACTGGATCTTCACTGTAACCGATAAGAGGAAAAACCGTCTCTCTCAACTTGAACCCG AAACTTGGCTGAGCACACCGTCTGAGCAGCTGACTGAAGAAATGATCCACAGGGAGCCAAGCAGTGTAATGTGCTCCATACAG CTGACTTCCACCAATGGGGCCCTGTGTATCATCAATCCTCTCTACCTTCGTGAACATGGAGATGATTGGCTGACCCATAAGGCGACTGCTGTACAGTGTCGCACAGGGCCATCAAATTACAGACAAGAGCGACGCCTCAGCACCACCAGACCATGGGCGGGGGCAGGATTACAAAGTAAACGAGCCATCTCGTTGGACCAAGAACCTGCTGCTGCCGGTACAGAGAATTCTG GTCTAATCAGAGCCAGGTCAGCTGATTCGCCTCAGTGTCCCTTCACCCCATCAGTACCAGTTGCTCCTGCAGGTGTGGTTCTTAGGAGGCCCAGCAGAGATTCTGGCTCCAACACTCCTGACAGAGAGAGCATGGAGAGCCTTCCTCCATATTCTCCGTCCACCCCTGGAAGTTTAAATAGCAAAGTGTTCGAGCAGCAGCACCACGGCAGCCCTCTGCCTCAGTCTCCTCATAGGGTATCCTGGATTGAGGATGGGGTCTGGCTGCCCCCTCCTAGACCTTCCTCTTTGCTTCAGCCCCCATCACTGGAGTTTGACTCACTGTCAATAAGCAGCatagaagaagagcaggagtcCCAAACACCAAACCCTAACCCACACTACCCGTGTACACAACGGTTGGCTGACAAGGTCATACATAGACTCTCAGCTGTGGGTCAGGCTCTTGGTGGGCTGGTAAGTCAGAAGAAAAGACTAACCAACCGAGTGCAGGAGTTGAGTGAGCGGAAAGGTGAACCATTTGCAGAGGCTGTGAAAGGATTTTTGGAGACGACGCTGAAGAAAGGGGCTGATCATGGCGGGGTCACAGACTTCTTACAGGATGTGAGATCATCACTCACATCACTGAGGGAGACTCTGTTGGACTGTCAAGAAATCCAGGCATTGTTGGACAGCATCACTGACATAAATGACTCAGAGATTG ACTCCCTGGTAGAACTTTCCCTCCACAAGGTAGCTCTGAAGCCTGTTTCTGCATGCATCTACTCCTGTATTCATGCCTCCCGGGCTGATGATGGCAGCTTCAAGCGTCTCCAGAGCAACATGCGTGTGCTGGAAAAGAAGGGGATGGAGGAGCTGGGAGGGTCAGCAGGAGTTGGAGTTCCTGACTCTGTCACCCTGGAGCGGATCCAACAGAGGTGGATCAGTGTGCATGAAGCCTACTCCCCAAACAAGAAGGTCGAGATCCTGCTCAAAGTCTGCAAGAGCATCTATCACAGCATGAGTGCTAATGCTAGCTCAG gTACAGTATTTGGAGCGGATGATTTCCTGCCCTGCCTGACATGGGTGCTGCTCCGTAGTGACGTGGTCACCTTACAGATAGACACAGACTACATGATGGAGCTCCTGGACCCCTCACAGCTACAGGGAGAGG GTGGCTACTACCTTACAACCCTGTACGCCTCTCTTTACTACATCAGCAGCTTCCAGCCACGACTAGCTGCCCGGCAGCTTAGTGTCGAAGCGCAACACTCTCTCAACAAATGGCATCGCAGGCGCACCCTGCACTGCAACCAGTCACGCCGCAGCAAGCACCGACAGACAATTCGCAGGCAGTCGGGTCGAGAGAGAGCCGTGCAGAACtctgagacagaaactgaaagtaaagagaaaaatggaaaagaaccTGATTCTGTTGATATCGTTGAGtcccagcagcagacagagagcacCGCAGAGGCTCTGCAGCCACTGATGGAAGAGACAAGCAGGACACAGGTCGCTGAGGACGAATCACAGACGTCCACTCCAGCAACAGAATGTAATCAGCAAGACGTCATAAAGAGCAAACAGGAAGGGAATCAGACTCTGTGTGCAGCTTGGGAAGAGGATCACGGAGGACTGTAA
- the rinl gene encoding ras and Rab interactor 2 isoform X5 — MERFLTIASKVQTQLVLFYSLTRDVLAVCLYIPHWIFTVTDKRKNRLSQLEPETWLSTPSEQLTEEMIHREPSSVMCSIQLTSTNGALCIINPLYLREHGDDWLTHKATAVQCRTGPSNYRQERRLSTTRPWAGAGLQSKRAISLDQEPAAAGTENSGLIRARSADSPQCPFTPSVPVAPAGVVLRRPSRDSGSNTPDRESMESLPPYSPSTPGSLNSKVFEQQHHGSPLPQSPHRVSWIEDGVWLPPPRPSSLLQPPSLEFDSLSISSIEEEQESQTPNPNPHYPCTQRLADKVIHRLSAVGQALGGLVSQKKRLTNRVQELSERKGEPFAEAVKGFLETTLKKGADHGGVTDFLQDVRSSLTSLRETLLDCQEIQALLDSITDINDSEIDSLVELSLHKVALKPVSACIYSCIHASRADDGSFKRLQSNMRVLEKKGMEELGGSAGVGVPDSVTLERIQQRWISVHEAYSPNKKVEILLKVCKSIYHSMSANASSAGTVFGADDFLPCLTWVLLRSDVVTLQIDTDYMMELLDPSQLQGEGGYYLTTLYASLYYISSFQPRLAARQLSVEAQHSLNKWHRRRTLHCNQSRRSKHRQTIRRQSGRERAVQNSETETESKEKNGKEPDSVDIVESQQQTESTAEALQPLMEETSRTQVAEDESQTSTPATECNQQDVIKSKQEGNQTLCAAWEEDHGGL; from the exons aTGGAGCGGTTCTTGACTATAGCATCAAAAGTACAGACACAG CTTGTGCTCTTCTACTCTCTGACCAG GGATGTGTTGGCTGTTTGTCTTTACATTCCTCACTGGATCTTCACTGTAACCGATAAGAGGAAAAACCGTCTCTCTCAACTTGAACCCG AAACTTGGCTGAGCACACCGTCTGAGCAGCTGACTGAAGAAATGATCCACAGGGAGCCAAGCAGTGTAATGTGCTCCATACAG CTGACTTCCACCAATGGGGCCCTGTGTATCATCAATCCTCTCTACCTTCGTGAACATGGAGATGATTGGCTGACCCATAAGGCGACTGCTGTACAGTGTCGCACAGGGCCATCAAATTACAGACAAGAGCGACGCCTCAGCACCACCAGACCATGGGCGGGGGCAGGATTACAAAGTAAACGAGCCATCTCGTTGGACCAAGAACCTGCTGCTGCCGGTACAGAGAATTCTG GTCTAATCAGAGCCAGGTCAGCTGATTCGCCTCAGTGTCCCTTCACCCCATCAGTACCAGTTGCTCCTGCAGGTGTGGTTCTTAGGAGGCCCAGCAGAGATTCTGGCTCCAACACTCCTGACAGAGAGAGCATGGAGAGCCTTCCTCCATATTCTCCGTCCACCCCTGGAAGTTTAAATAGCAAAGTGTTCGAGCAGCAGCACCACGGCAGCCCTCTGCCTCAGTCTCCTCATAGGGTATCCTGGATTGAGGATGGGGTCTGGCTGCCCCCTCCTAGACCTTCCTCTTTGCTTCAGCCCCCATCACTGGAGTTTGACTCACTGTCAATAAGCAGCatagaagaagagcaggagtcCCAAACACCAAACCCTAACCCACACTACCCGTGTACACAACGGTTGGCTGACAAGGTCATACATAGACTCTCAGCTGTGGGTCAGGCTCTTGGTGGGCTGGTAAGTCAGAAGAAAAGACTAACCAACCGAGTGCAGGAGTTGAGTGAGCGGAAAGGTGAACCATTTGCAGAGGCTGTGAAAGGATTTTTGGAGACGACGCTGAAGAAAGGGGCTGATCATGGCGGGGTCACAGACTTCTTACAGGATGTGAGATCATCACTCACATCACTGAGGGAGACTCTGTTGGACTGTCAAGAAATCCAGGCATTGTTGGACAGCATCACTGACATAAATGACTCAGAGATTG ACTCCCTGGTAGAACTTTCCCTCCACAAGGTAGCTCTGAAGCCTGTTTCTGCATGCATCTACTCCTGTATTCATGCCTCCCGGGCTGATGATGGCAGCTTCAAGCGTCTCCAGAGCAACATGCGTGTGCTGGAAAAGAAGGGGATGGAGGAGCTGGGAGGGTCAGCAGGAGTTGGAGTTCCTGACTCTGTCACCCTGGAGCGGATCCAACAGAGGTGGATCAGTGTGCATGAAGCCTACTCCCCAAACAAGAAGGTCGAGATCCTGCTCAAAGTCTGCAAGAGCATCTATCACAGCATGAGTGCTAATGCTAGCTCAG caggTACAGTATTTGGAGCGGATGATTTCCTGCCCTGCCTGACATGGGTGCTGCTCCGTAGTGACGTGGTCACCTTACAGATAGACACAGACTACATGATGGAGCTCCTGGACCCCTCACAGCTACAGGGAGAGG GTGGCTACTACCTTACAACCCTGTACGCCTCTCTTTACTACATCAGCAGCTTCCAGCCACGACTAGCTGCCCGGCAGCTTAGTGTCGAAGCGCAACACTCTCTCAACAAATGGCATCGCAGGCGCACCCTGCACTGCAACCAGTCACGCCGCAGCAAGCACCGACAGACAATTCGCAGGCAGTCGGGTCGAGAGAGAGCCGTGCAGAACtctgagacagaaactgaaagtaaagagaaaaatggaaaagaaccTGATTCTGTTGATATCGTTGAGtcccagcagcagacagagagcacCGCAGAGGCTCTGCAGCCACTGATGGAAGAGACAAGCAGGACACAGGTCGCTGAGGACGAATCACAGACGTCCACTCCAGCAACAGAATGTAATCAGCAAGACGTCATAAAGAGCAAACAGGAAGGGAATCAGACTCTGTGTGCAGCTTGGGAAGAGGATCACGGAGGACTGTAA